In one Rhinopithecus roxellana isolate Shanxi Qingling chromosome 1, ASM756505v1, whole genome shotgun sequence genomic region, the following are encoded:
- the WDR6 gene encoding WD repeat-containing protein 6, producing MGSAAHREGSFSREFSSLLSRGCLSTSRIDMDALEDYVCPLATSELILLPVTGLECVGDRLLAGEGPDVLVYSLDFGGHLRMIKRVQNLLGHYLIHGFRVRPEPNGDFDLEAMVAVFGSKGLRVVKISWGQGHFRELWRSGLWNMSDWIWDARWLEGNIALALGHNSVVLYDPIVGCILQEVPCTDRCTLSSACLIGDAWKELTIVAGAVSNQLLVWYPATALADNKPVAPDRRISGHVGIIFSMSYLESKGLLATASEDRSVRIWKVGDLRVPGGRVQNIGHCFGHSARVWQVKLLENYLISAGEDCVCLVWSHEGEILQAFRGHQGRGIRAIATHERQAWVITGGDDSGIRLWHLVRRGYRGLGVSALCFKSRSRPGTLKAVTLAGSWRLLAVTDTGALYLYDVEVKCWEQLLEDKHFQSYCLLEAAPGPEGFGLCAMANGEGCIKIVPINTPTAAVDQTLFPGKVHSLSWALRGYEELLLLASGPGGVVACLEISASPSGKAIFVKERCRYLLPPGKQRWHTCSAFLPPGDFLVCGDRRGSVLLFPSRPGLLKDPGVGGMTGAGAGAPGVGSGGSGGGNAFTGLGPVSTLPSLHGKQGVTSVTCHGGYVYTTGRDGAYYQLFVRDGQLQPVLRQKSCRGMNWLAGLRIVPDGSMVILGFHANEFVVWSPRSHEKLHIVNCGGGHRSWAFSDTEAAMAFAYLKDGDVMLYRALGGCTRPHVILREGLHGREITCVKRVGTITLGPEYGVPSFMQPDDLEPGSEGPDLTDIVITCSEDTTVCVLALPTTTGSAHALTAVCNHISSVRAVAVWGIGTPGGPQDPQPGLTAHVVSAGGRAEMHCFSIMVTPDPSTPSRLACHVMHLSSHRLDDYWERQHNRHRMVKADPETRYMSLAVCELDQPSLGPLVAAACSDGAVRLFLLQDSGRILQLLAETFHHKRCVLKVHSFTHEAPNQRRRLLLCSAATDGNLAFWDLTTVLDHGSTVLEPPVDPGLPYRLGTPSLTLQAHSCGINSLHTLPTREGHHLVASGSEDGSLHVFVLAVEMLELEEAMGEGGLVPQLRVLEEYCVPCAHAAHVTGLKILSPSIMVSASIDQRLTFWRLGHGEPTFMNSTVYHVPDVADMDCWPVSPEFGHRCALGGQGLEVYNWYD from the exons ATGGGCAGCGCGGCGCACAGGGAAGGCTCGTTCTCGCGAGAGTTCAGCTCCCTTCTTAGCCGTGGCTGCCTCAGCACCTCGAGGATCGACATGGACGCTCTCGAGGACTACGTTTGCCCGCTGGCAACCTCGGAGCTTATACTCCTCCCAGTCACGGGCCTGGAGTGCGTGGGGGACCGGCTGTTGGCGG GTGAGGGTCCCGATGTTCTGGTGTACAGCTTGGACTTTGGTGGACATCTGCGGATGATAAAGCGAGTACAGAACCTGCTTGGCCACTATCTTATCCATGGCTTCCGGGTGCGGCCAGAGCCTAATGGAGACTTTGACTTGGAGGCCATGGTGGCTGTGTTTGGAAGCAAGGGACTCCGAGTtgtgaaaattagctggggacAGGGCCACTTCCGGGAGCTTTGGCGCTCTGGCCTGTGGAACATGTCTGACTGGATTTGGGATGCACGCTGGCTTGAGGGAAATATAGCCTTGGCCCTGGGCCACAACTCAGTGGTGCTATATGATCCTATAGTAGGGTGCATCCTGCAAGAGGTGCCCTGCACAGACAGGTGCACCCTCTCTTCAGCCTGCCTGATTGGAGACGCCTGGAAGGAGCTGACCATAGTGGCAGGTGCTGTTTCCAACCAGCTCTTGGTCTGGTACCCAGCAACTGCCTTAGCAGACAACAAACCTGTAGCACCTGACCGACGAATCAGTGGGCATGTGGGCATCATCTTCAGCATGTCATACCTGGAAAGCAAGGGTTTGCTGGCTACAGCTTCAGAAGACCGAAGCGTTCGTATCTGGAAGGTGGGCGACCTGCGAGTGCCTGGGGGTCGAGTGCAGAATATTGGGCACTGCTTTGGGCACAGCGCCCGTGTGTGGCAGGTCAAGCTCCTAGAGAATTACCTTATCAGTGCAGGAGAGGACTGTGTCTGCTTGGTGTGGAGCCATGAAGGTGAGATCCTCCAGGCCTTTCGGGGACACCAGGGACGTGGGATCCGGGCCATAGCTACCCATGAGAGGCAGGCCTGGGTGATCACTGGGGGTGATGACTCAGGCATTCGGCTGTGGCACTTGGTAAGGCGTGGGTACCGGGGATTGGGGGTCTCGGCTCTCTGCTTCAAGTCCCGTAGTAGGCCAGGTACCCTCAAGGCTGTGACGCTGGCTGGCTCTTGGCGACTGCTGGCAGTGACTGATACAGGGGCCCTGTATCTCTATGACGTCGAGGTCAAGTGCTGGGAGCAACTGTTAGAGGATAAACATTTCCAGTCCTACTGCCTGCTGGAGGCAGCTCCTGGTCCTGAGGGCTTTGGATTGTGTGCTATGGCCAATGGGGAAGGTTGTATCAAGATTGTCCCCATCAACACTCCAACTGCTGCTGTGGACCAGACCCTGTTTCCTGGGAAGGTGCACAGCTTGAGCTGGGCCCTGCGTGGTTATGAGGAGCTCCTGTTGCTGGCATCGGGCCCTGGTGGGGTAGTAGCTTGCCTAGAGATCTCAGCCTCACCCTCTGGCAAGGCCATCTTTGTCAAAGAACGTTGTCGGTACCTGCTGCCCCCAGGCAAGCAGAGATGGCACACATGCAGTGCCTTCCTACCCCCAGGTGACTTCCTGGTGTGTGGTGACCGCCGGGGCTCTGTGCTACTGTTCCCCTCCAGACCAGGTCTGCTCAAGGACCCTGGGGTGGGAGGCATGACTGGGGCTGGTGCTGGGGCACCTGGAGTGGGTAGTGGTGGTAGTGGGGGTGGGAATGCTTTCACTGGGTTGGGCCCAGTGTCTACCCTGCCCTCTCTGCATGGGAAGCAGGGTGTGACCTCAGTCACATGCCATGGTGGCTATGTGTATACCACAGGGCGCGATGGCGCCTACTACCAGCTATTTGTACGAGACGGCCAGCTCCAGCCAGTCCTAAGGCAGAAGTCCTGTCGAGGCATGAACTGGCTAGCTGGGCTCCGTATAGTGCCCGATGGGAGCATGGTTATCCTGGGTTTCCATGCCAATGAGTTTGTGGTGTGGAGCCCCCGTTCACACGAGAAGCTGCACATCGTCAACTGTGGTGGAGGGCACCGTTCGTGGGCATTCTCTGATACTGAGGCGGCCATGGCCTTTGCTTACCTCAAGGATGGGGATGTCATGCTGTACAGGGCTCTGGGTGGCTGCACTCGGCCACATGTGATTCTCCGGGAGGGTCTGCATGGCCGTGAGATCACTTGTGTAAAGCGTGTGGGCACCATTACCCTGGGGCCTGAATATGGAGTGCCCAGCTTCATGCAGCCTGATGACCTGGAGCCTGGCAGTGAGGGACCCGACTTGACTGACATTGTGATCACCTGTAGTGAGGACACTACTGTCTGTGTCCTAGCACTCCCTACAACCACAGGCTCAGCCCACGCACTCACAGCTGTTTGTAACCACATCTCCTCTGTACGTGCTGTGGCTGTGTGGGGCATTGGCACCCCAGGTGGCCCTCAGGATCCTCAGCCAGGCCTGACTGCCCATGTGGTGTCTGCGGGGGGACGGGCTGAGATGCACTGCTTCAGCATCATGGTTACTCCGGACCCCAGCACCCCAAGCCGCCTCGCCTGCCATGTCATGCACCTTTCGTCCCACCGGCTAGATGACTATTGGGAACGGCAACACAATCGGCATCGAATGGTCAAGGCAGACCCAGAGACCAG GTACATGTCCCTTGCTGTGTGTGAACTTGACCAGCCCAGCCTTGGCCCCCTTGTGGCTGCAGCCTGTAGTGATGGGGCTGTAAG gcTCTTTCTCTTGCAGGATTCCGGGCGGATTCTGCAGCTCCTTGCTGAAACCTTCCACCATAAGCGATGTGTCCTTAAGGTCCACTCCTTTACACATGAGGCACCCAACCAGAGACG GAGGCTCCTCCTGTGCAGCGCAGCTACTGATGGCAACCTGGCTTTCTGGGATCTCACCACTGTGCTAGACCATGGCTCCACTGTCCTGGAGCCTCCAGTGGATCCTGGGCTTCCCTACC GGCTTGGCACCCCCTCTCTGACTCTCCAGGCCCACAGCTGTGGTATCAACAGCCTGCACACGTTGCCCACCCGTGAGGGCCACCATCTCGTGGCCAGTGGCAGTGAAGATGGATCCCTCCATGTCTTCGTGCTTGCTGTGGAGATGCTAGAGCTAGAAGAGGCTATGGGAGAGGGTGGGCTGGTACCCCAGCTGCGTGTGCTAGAGGAATACTGTGTCCCCTGTGCACATGCTGCCCATGTGACAGGCCTCAAGATCCTAAGCCCAAGCATCATGGTCTCAGCCTCCATTGATCAACGGCTGACCTTCTGGCGTCTGGGGCATGGTGAACCCACCTTCATGAATAGCACTGTGTACCATGTGCCAGATGTGGCTGACATGGACTGCTGGCCTGTGAGCCCTGAGTTTGGCCACCGCTGTGCCCTTGGGGGTCAGGGGCTTGAGGTTTACAACTGGTATGACTGA
- the P4HTM gene encoding transmembrane prolyl 4-hydroxylase isoform X2 — protein MAAAAVTGQRPDSAAAGEASRPQWAPPDHCKAQAAAGLGDGEDAPVRPLCKPRGICSRAYFLVLMVFVHLYLGNVLALLLFVHYSNGDESSDPGPQHRAQGSGPEPTLGPLTRLEGIKVGHERKVQLVTDRDHFIRTLSLKPLLFEIPGFLTDDECRLIIHLAQMKGLQRSQILPTEEYEEAMSTMQVSQLDLFQLLDQNRDGHLQLREVLAQTRLGNGWWMTPESIQEMYTAIKADPDGDGVLSLQEFSNMDLRDFHKYMRSHKAESSELVRNSHHTWLYQGEGAHHVMRAIRQRVLRLTRLSPEIVELSEPLQVVRYGEGGHYHAHVDSGPVYPETICSHTKLVANESVPFETSCRQVSPNWGLPSIPRPGTPMTQAQPCTVGMPLGMGPGDCLVIPVSPWEHPQLGTCSVAPLPYSYMTVLFYLNNVTGGGETVFPVADNRTYDEMSLIQDDVDLRDTRRHCDKGNLRVKPRQGTAVFWYNYLPDGQGWVGDVDDYSLHGGCLVTRGTKWIANNWINVDPSRARQALFQQEMARLAREGGADSQPEWALDRAYRDTRVEL, from the exons atggcggcggcggcggtgacAGGCCAGCGGCCTGATTCCGCGGCGGCAGGGGAGGCCTCGAGGCCGCAGTGGGCGCCGCCAGACCACTGCAAGGCGCAGGCGGCAGCTGGGCTGGGCGACGGCGAGGACGCACCGGTGCGGCCGCTGTGCAAGCCCCGCGGCATCTGCTCGCGCGCCTACTTCCTGGTGCTGATGGTGTTCGTGCATCTGTACCTGGGTAACGTGCTGGCGCTGCTGCTCTTCGTGCACTACAGCAACGGCGACGAAAGCAGCGATCCCGGGCCCCAGCACCGCGCCCAGGGCTCCGGGCCCGAGCCCACCTTAGGTCCCCTCACCCGGCTGGAGGGCATCAAG GTGGGGCACGAACGTAAGGTCCAGCTGGTCACCGACAGGGATCACTTCATCCGAACCCTCAGCCTCAAGCCGCTGCTCTTCG AAATCCCTGGCTTCCTGACTGATGACGAGTGCCGGCTCATCATCCATCTGGCGCAGATGAAGGGGTTACAGCGCAGCCAGATCCTGCCCACTGAAGAGTATGAAGAGGCAATGAGCACTATGCAGGTCAGCCAGCTGGACCTCTTCCAGTTGCTGGACCAGAACCGTGATGGGCACCTGCAGCTCCGCGAG GTCCTGGCCCAGACTCGCCTGGGAAATGGATGGTGGATGACTCCAGAGAGCATTCAGGAGATGTACACCGCGATCAAGGCCGACCCTGATGGTGACG GAGTGCTGAGTCTGCAGGAGTTCTCCAACATGGACCTTCGGGACTTCCACAAGTACATGAGGAGCCACAAGGCAGAGTCCAGTGAGCTGGTGCGGAacagccaccatacctggctctaCCAGGGTGAGGGTGCCCACCACGTCATGCGTGCCATCCGCCAGAG GGTGCTGCGCCTCACTCGCCTGTCGCCTGAGATCGTGGAGCTCAGCGAGCCGCTGCAGGTTGTTCGATATGGTGAGGGGGGCCACTACCATGCCCACGTGGACAGTGGGCCTGTGTACCCAGAGACCATCTGCTCCCATACCAAGCTGGTAGCCAACGAGTCTGTACCCTTCGAGACCTCCTGCCGGCAAGTATCTCCCAACTGGGGGCTGCCTTCAATCCCCAGACCAGGAACGCCCATGACACAGGCACAGCCCTGCACTGTGGGCATGCCCCTTGGCATGGGGCCAGGAGATTGCCTGGTTATCCCA GTAAGCCCCTGGGAGCATCCACAACTGGGGACCTGCTCAGTGGCCCCCCTGCCTTACAGTTACATGACAGTGCTGTTTTATTTGAACAACGTCACCGGTGGGGGTGAGACTGTTTTCCCTGTAGCAGATAACAGAACCTACGATGAAATG AGTCTGATTCAGGATGACGTGGACCTCCGTGACACACGGAGGCACTGTGACAAGGGAAACCTGCGTGTCAAGCCCCGACAGGGCACAGCAGTCTTCTGGTACAACTACCTGCCTGATGGGCAAG GTTGGGTGGGTGACGTGGACGACTACTCGTTGCACGGGGGCTGCCTGGTCACGCGCGGCACCAAGTGGATTGCCAACAACTGGATTAATGTGGACCCCAGCCGAGCGCGGCAAGCGCTGTTCCAACAGGAGATGGCCCGCCTGGCCCGAGAAGGGGGCGCCGATTCGCAGCCCGAGTGGGCTCTGGATCGGGCCTACCGCGATACGCGCGTGGAGCTCTGA
- the P4HTM gene encoding transmembrane prolyl 4-hydroxylase isoform X1 gives MAAAAVTGQRPDSAAAGEASRPQWAPPDHCKAQAAAGLGDGEDAPVRPLCKPRGICSRAYFLVLMVFVHLYLGNVLALLLFVHYSNGDESSDPGPQHRAQGSGPEPTLGPLTRLEGIKVGHERKVQLVTDRDHFIRTLSLKPLLFEIPGFLTDDECRLIIHLAQMKGLQRSQILPTEEYEEAMSTMQVSQLDLFQLLDQNRDGHLQLREVLAQTRLGNGWWMTPESIQEMYTAIKADPDGDGVLSLQEFSNMDLRDFHKYMRSHKAESSELVRNSHHTWLYQGEGAHHVMRAIRQRVLRLTRLSPEIVELSEPLQVVRYGEGGHYHAHVDSGPVYPETICSHTKLVANESVPFETSCRYMTVLFYLNNVTGGGETVFPVADNRTYDEMSLIQDDVDLRDTRRHCDKGNLRVKPRQGTAVFWYNYLPDGQGWVGDVDDYSLHGGCLVTRGTKWIANNWINVDPSRARQALFQQEMARLAREGGADSQPEWALDRAYRDTRVEL, from the exons atggcggcggcggcggtgacAGGCCAGCGGCCTGATTCCGCGGCGGCAGGGGAGGCCTCGAGGCCGCAGTGGGCGCCGCCAGACCACTGCAAGGCGCAGGCGGCAGCTGGGCTGGGCGACGGCGAGGACGCACCGGTGCGGCCGCTGTGCAAGCCCCGCGGCATCTGCTCGCGCGCCTACTTCCTGGTGCTGATGGTGTTCGTGCATCTGTACCTGGGTAACGTGCTGGCGCTGCTGCTCTTCGTGCACTACAGCAACGGCGACGAAAGCAGCGATCCCGGGCCCCAGCACCGCGCCCAGGGCTCCGGGCCCGAGCCCACCTTAGGTCCCCTCACCCGGCTGGAGGGCATCAAG GTGGGGCACGAACGTAAGGTCCAGCTGGTCACCGACAGGGATCACTTCATCCGAACCCTCAGCCTCAAGCCGCTGCTCTTCG AAATCCCTGGCTTCCTGACTGATGACGAGTGCCGGCTCATCATCCATCTGGCGCAGATGAAGGGGTTACAGCGCAGCCAGATCCTGCCCACTGAAGAGTATGAAGAGGCAATGAGCACTATGCAGGTCAGCCAGCTGGACCTCTTCCAGTTGCTGGACCAGAACCGTGATGGGCACCTGCAGCTCCGCGAG GTCCTGGCCCAGACTCGCCTGGGAAATGGATGGTGGATGACTCCAGAGAGCATTCAGGAGATGTACACCGCGATCAAGGCCGACCCTGATGGTGACG GAGTGCTGAGTCTGCAGGAGTTCTCCAACATGGACCTTCGGGACTTCCACAAGTACATGAGGAGCCACAAGGCAGAGTCCAGTGAGCTGGTGCGGAacagccaccatacctggctctaCCAGGGTGAGGGTGCCCACCACGTCATGCGTGCCATCCGCCAGAG GGTGCTGCGCCTCACTCGCCTGTCGCCTGAGATCGTGGAGCTCAGCGAGCCGCTGCAGGTTGTTCGATATGGTGAGGGGGGCCACTACCATGCCCACGTGGACAGTGGGCCTGTGTACCCAGAGACCATCTGCTCCCATACCAAGCTGGTAGCCAACGAGTCTGTACCCTTCGAGACCTCCTGCCG TTACATGACAGTGCTGTTTTATTTGAACAACGTCACCGGTGGGGGTGAGACTGTTTTCCCTGTAGCAGATAACAGAACCTACGATGAAATG AGTCTGATTCAGGATGACGTGGACCTCCGTGACACACGGAGGCACTGTGACAAGGGAAACCTGCGTGTCAAGCCCCGACAGGGCACAGCAGTCTTCTGGTACAACTACCTGCCTGATGGGCAAG GTTGGGTGGGTGACGTGGACGACTACTCGTTGCACGGGGGCTGCCTGGTCACGCGCGGCACCAAGTGGATTGCCAACAACTGGATTAATGTGGACCCCAGCCGAGCGCGGCAAGCGCTGTTCCAACAGGAGATGGCCCGCCTGGCCCGAGAAGGGGGCGCCGATTCGCAGCCCGAGTGGGCTCTGGATCGGGCCTACCGCGATACGCGCGTGGAGCTCTGA